The genomic region TTCTGCCGCCATACTGGACTTTAAACCCGTTATACTTCGCAGGGTTGTGACTGGCGGTGATCATGATGCCGGCATTGATTCCATACAGGTGGGTAGCATAGTAAAAGATGGGAGATATGACCACGCCAATGTCTATGACATCAACGCCGGTCTCCAGCAACCCCTTCACCAAATGTTCGTGGAGAACCGGAGAAGATTCTCTGTTGTCCCGGCCCACAATGGCCTTGGATTCACCTTTTTGTCTGAGAAAGGTACCGAAGGCCCGACCAATCAAGGCCGCGTCTTGTACGGTTAAATCTTCGCCAAAAATTCCCCGGATGTCGTATTGTCGAAAAATGCGCTCGTTAACAGCCATTCCGCTTCATTCCCCCTTGTCCGGATTATTGATATACATCCAGAGCCAGGCAAGCAATAAAATATGAAATGATGCTTTCCGCTCCCTGATTTAGATTGAGGCCCTTTTCCGTAATGCCGTCGTAACAGCCATCGGTTTCCGGATCGATCAGGCACAGGCCCTTTGAATTGTCGCCATGGTACCATGCCAAACACTTGCGGGCCCTGTCCAAATACCGCTTGTGGCTGGTAATACGGTAGGCCTCCAAATAGGCCAGCAGCATTTCACTGGCCTCTAAGGGCTGCTCGTCATACTCCGCTCTTGGCTGACCTTTTAAGAACCAGCCGTGGCAACCCACCGGTTTAAAATACCCTTCGCCAAAAGTGATCCTTTCCAGAAAGGCCAGGCTTTCACTGGCGATGTCCAGCAGTCTTTGTTCTCCTAAAACCCTGTATGCTGCCAGCAGGGACCACGGGAGTACCGCATTGCTGTATGTCAACCCGTCCTCAAACCAGTTCCAGTGGTCATCTCGATGCTCTTCATACTGTTTTGCCAGGGATTCAGCCAAATTCCGCACATGTTCCTCTGTTTCTTGCATATCCAAACAGGTGAGCCCAATGAGGGAATAGGCTTTGGCACGGGGCCAGCGGAGGCTTGCAACATGAGGAAGGGCTTTCTGCAGCAGGTACCTGCAGGTATCCTTGACATTACGTGGGGTTTTGGCGCTGGCCAAAGTATACCCTAGGGCCCACAGGCACCTGCCAAAACAATCTTCGGAACCTGACTCTTCCATAAAGTCCCGGTTATAACCCATGAAATTTTTAAACCGCCCCTCCCTGTTTTGGGCATTCAGTACAAAGGACAGGTATCGGTACACCAGAGCCAGGTATTTTTCCTGGCCAAACCTTTCATACAGCATCACCGCCATAATCAAGGCCCTGGCGTTGTCATCGGTGGTGTAGCCCTTGGTGGGGTCAGGAACACCGTATTTAGCATGCTGGAACATCCCTGTATCATCGGTAAGCCGGAAGATGTGAGAGTCTTTCAAGGGCTGGCACATTACACCGCAACCCCGGCTTTCTGGCTCTTTTCTATTATGTTAAGAAACAGTCTTGTATACTGGTTGGCAATATTCCCCCACATCATGGTCTTACCGATGCTTAAGGTTTTCTGCTCCATTTCTTTCTTTTTATCCGGGTTCTCCAGTACAAACTTGATGCATTTGGCCAGGGAATCGGCATCCGCAAACTCTGCCAGCAGCCCCCTGCCGTCGGCCAGCATTTCCCGGGCATAACTGTATGGAGTGGCTATAATCACCCTGCCGTACCCCACCGCATAGGCCAGGGTACCGCTGACCGCCTGGTCTTTGCCCAGGTAAGGGGTCATGTAGATGTCGGACAATTGGAGGTATTGAATGATTTCCTCCTTTGTCAGGTACTTATTCACGAACTGAACATGATCTCTGACACCGAGGCGCTCCACTAGGTCCAGCAGTCTTTCCCGGTAGGCTTCCCCGTATTCCCTTTTTACACAGGGGTGTGTCTGCCCAAGGATCAGGTAAAGGACATCCTTGTGTTCTCGGGCCACCCGGGCCACGGCTTCTATACCGTATTCCAGGCCCTTTCCCGGGCTGATCAGTCCAAAGGTACTGATCACCTGCCTGCCCTGCATACCGTACTTTTCTTTCAGTTTTTCTCTGGACTCCATTACCCTAAATGGTACTCCGTGATGGATTACCTCAATTTTGTCTGGCTGTATTTCATAGACCTTCTTTAACAAGTCCACCGTGTTCCTGGCCATGGTTACAATCTTCTGACTCCTGGCGCCCAGAGTTTTAAGAATCTCACGTTGTTTCGGCAAGGGGTTCGGCAGTACGGTATGTACCGTGGTAATCAGCGGCACCTGCAGAGCATCAATGAGATCCAGCAGGTACTCTCCGCATTCGCCGCCAAAGATACCGTACTCATGCTGGATAACCAGGAGTTCCAGCCCTGAACGGTTGATCTCCCGGGCGATGTCCCGGTAATTGTTGCGCTCATGCTGCTGAAGCTCCATCACGACTGGCTCATCATAGTTATACCGGGTATCACTAACGGCGATAACCTGCGGCCTGTGGAGAAGTCCTGCCCGGTCGATTTCACTCACAAGATCTTGAGTGAAGGTGGCCAGCCCGCACTCCCTGGGTGGATAGGTGCTGAGAAAGGCCACTTTCCCTATCCTATTCCTTACAACCATAACATCACACTCCTTAAACCGTTACATGGCCATCGGGTGACTTACCTGTTGGGTATAAACCGTTTTACAAAACTCCATATTCCTGTGAATCCGGCAGTTGTCAGCCACAATGGTATCAATCAATCTGGCGCCGCTGTCTACTGTTACTTTGTCCCAAACAATACTGCCGGCAACCTTGCTCCCCCTGCCAATCACACAATGATTCCCGATTACCGTGTAAGGACCGATGGTGGCAAATGCGCCGATTTCAGCATGTTCTCCAATGTACACCGGTCCGATAATCCGAGCATGGGGGTGAATCTTAGAGTTTTTCCCTGTAAAAATTATGTTGCTGGTATAGTCTGCTTCCGGAATTTTGCACCTGCCGCTTAAAATATCCTTATGGGCCTGCAGATACTTGGCCGGCGTACCGATATCCATCCAGTAGGAACCGCCCTTATAGACAGCGATTTGATAGCCCTTTTGCAGCAGTGAGGGGAAGACTTCCCGCTCCACCGAAACCGCCCTGCCGGAAGGGATTTCTCGCAGAACATCCGGTTCAAAAACATAGATACCTGCATTGATATAATTCGATGTAATCTCACTGGGATGGGGTTTTTCCTTAAAAGAAACAATATAGTCGTCCCGATCAAACTCTATAACCCCGTACATGGAAGGATTATCCACTTGTGTTACGGCGATGGTGGCAACGGCTGATTTGCTTCTATGAAATCTGATTAACTCTTCAATATTGATATCGCAGAGAATATCGGAATTGAACACAATGAAGGGCCCGTCGAAAAATTTTTCGGTATTTTTAATGGCGCCACCGGTTCCCAGGGGAATATCCTCCCGAATATACTCAATTTTAAGTCCCAAACGGCCCCCGTCGCCGAAATATTCCTCAATCTGCTGTGGTTGATAGCAAGTGCTCAAAACGATTTGTTCAATGCCATATCCTTTTAACTTGGTCATGGTTCTTTCCAGCAGAGGTCTTACCATGACAGGCACCATGGGCTTGGGAATTTGGTTGGTCAGGGGGCGAAGCCTTGTCCCCATGCCCCCTGCCAGAAATAACGCTTTCATAATGCATTCCCCCTTAACAAGTTAACTTTGTTGCCGTAAAAACCGGCAGAAAAGCCAATTGTCAAAGGTTAAGCCCTGTGATCCCACTTCATGACAAACATCACTGCGCTGGCAGAAATGCTTTACAAGGGATTTGTTTGATGTTAAAACTCTTCCTCTTTAGGCTCCGGGCATCTTTTAATATACTCCAGGAGATCGCTCAGGGAAGCGGTAGCCAAGGCAATGCAGGTGTCCGCCCCGCCATAGTACATCTTGATCATCCCCGTCCGGTTGTCCAGTATCCAACCACAGGGAAACACCACATCATCTACGTCTCCTTCCCTTTCGTAATACTCGGAAGGTCCAAATACCCATTCATCACTTCTTCTTAACACCCGGAAAGGATTTTCTAAATCCAACAGGGCCAGCCCCAGGCGGTAAATGGCGCCGGCGGCAGTTTTTCTGACGCCGTGATAAAGGATCAGCCATCCTTCCGGCGTCTCCAGCGGTTGTGCGGAAAGGCCCACCTTATTGGCATCCCACCAGCCTCCCCGGCGGGCGTTAATTAAAATCTGGTGTTCGCCCCAGTATTTTAAGTCCTCGGATCGTGATATCCAGATATGGGCGCTGGGGGCGTGGCTGGCGGGGATCGGCCGGTGGATCATCACCCATTTGCCGTTAAACTTGCGGGGAAAAAGCGCTGCGTCTTTATCCTCCGGAGGCATGACCGCCCCCAGCTTTTCAAAGGTTTTAAAATCTTTGGTCAACGCCAGGGACACCAGAGGTCCTCCTCGGGAATAAGCGGTATAAGCCACAGCCCACTGGTTCAGTTCTTCCATCCAGGTAATCCTGGGATCTTCAATCCCCCATTCTTCCTCGGGAAAAAGATCCGGTTCAGGTATTAGTGTAGGGAAAGAGTCAATTTGCCAGTTGCTCACACCGTCTTCACTGATGGCTTTTGTGAGGTGAGAAAAACCGCGCCTGTCTTCCACCCTGGCCAGCAATAGCACCTTATTTTGATAAACCGTTGCCGCAGGGTTAAACACGGTATTGGCCGGGTAAGGCCAGTCTTTGGAAGTGAGGATAGGGTTGCGGGGATGTCTTTTAAAGAGTTCCCTGTATGTATTGTTTCCGCTTGTTAACTTACTTTGAAAACCTTTACCCATAAATAAAAAAGCCTCCTTCAACCAATTAAAAATGCTGTGCATTTAAAATCAGTGGGAGCTTTTTTAATATGGTTTATTGTTAGCACTCATTTTTAATGAGTGCTAGTAATTAAATACTATTTTATGATTTTGTTTCCTGTCAAGGATTTTCTTGACTGATAAAGGCACAATCTGGTTAATGTAACTCAATTATTTCAAAAAATCCAGCGTTGGCTTTTTATTGCGTAAAAAATGTCTTTTGCTGTAAGCAGAAATATGAGTTGCAGAAAGGGATCTTCAAAGGCAGGAACAGCTATTCAAGAACTGACCAGGAAGCGCCTTCATGAGAATGAAAGAAGACAACTTTTAATTGGAAAAACTACTTTTGGGGCACCCTCTTTTTTGCCCCCAATTGCCTGCCCTCATTTAAATCCACTAATTACCAAAGGAGTCCCCTTGTTTTAAGCACATATGTTTGGTATAATTTCTTAAAACATGTGTTTGGTATTAAATCAGAGGGTAGGGGAATATGTCCAAAGTCATCTTGCTCTGTGATATAAATAGTTTTTTTGCCTCGGTACACCAGGCCATGGACCCGGCTTTAAGGGGCAAACCGGTGATTGTGGGAGGCGACCCGGCCAAACGTACGGGTATTGTTATTGCTGCCAGCATCGAGGCTAAAAGGCTTTACGGCATTAAAACCGGTATGACCATTGCTGAGGCCAGAGCCCTTTGCCCCCAGGTTATCTGGGTGACACCTTCCCACCGGGACTATGCGGCCTTTTCGGCCAGGATTAATAACATCCTGAAAGATTTTACCGACCTGGTGGAGCCCTACTCCATTGACGAAAGTTTCATAGATGTGACCGGTTCTCTCCACCTTTTTGGTTCCCCGCTGGAGATAGCCAGGAAAATTCAGTACAGGATTAATCATGAGATAGGGGTAGGAGTTAATATCGGCATCGGGCCTTCCAAACTGGTGGCTAAAATGGCTGCCGAACTGGAGAAGCCCAACAAAATTATTTCCCTTAGCCTGGAGGACTGGCCCCGGGTTATCTGGCCGCTGCCAGTGCAGGAACTTTTCGGCGTGGGCCATCGTATCGGCCGCTGGCTTAATCTAATTGGAGTGCGTACCATCGGTGACCTGGCCGCCTTGCCGGTGGAAAAGCTAAAACGCAGGTACGGCATTATTGGTGAAATCCTCCATTACTCCGCCAACGGTATTGACTATAGCCCGGTGGAACCGGGGACTTACGAAGTTATTAAAAGCATCGGTAACCAGATTACTTTGCCCAGGGATTATTATGGCTGGGAGCAGGTGCGGGTGGCAATTTTGGAATTGGCTGAAGAAGTGGGCCAGCGGACCAGAAAAGCCGGCTGCCTGGGTAACCGGGTAAGCCTGACTTTAAAAAACCCTCAGTTTATTTCCGAAACCCACTCCATGACATTACCGGCATATACCGATATTACCCAGGAAATTTATGAAGCCGGTGTGTTCTTGCTAAAAAAACACTGGGGTCCCGAAGTGGCGGTGCGTTTGGTGGGGTTATCCCTTGGGGGGTTGATTCAAGGCCAAGAAAAACAAATTGACCTGTTTGCTTGGCGGGAAAAAAATGAGAAACTGGACCGGGCAATGGATCAAATCAGGTCTAGGTGGGGTAATAACAGCATTAAGCGGGCCGTATCAATGACACAATTGGGGGTTTACCATGAACGAAAGAGTTAAAACCTATTATAAAAATAACTTCCTATATGCCGGGCACAGGATGGTGCTGCCCGATACCGGGGAAAAATTCCGCAACTCATGCCATAACTGTAAGTATTATGTTAATGTGATAGGTCAACATGAAACAAGGAAAATATGTTTAGCCGGAGTTAAGGTTTATAAGAGCGGGGCCAAAAGGGTGCCCCAAAGCATCGAAATTTTGGATTTAATTCTTTTGCTGGGAAAACAGGCCCTGTATAACATGCTGGAGGGAAATAAAGAACATCAGATGGCCTGTGGGAGCTTTGAACCGGTACTATGAATAAAAGTTTATTATATAGGGAAATGTAAACCCGTAAAAATTATAACAATAATTAGGGGGTCGTAATATATGGCGTTAATTCCTTACGAACCATTCCGTCATCTGGACAACTTTAGGCGGGAGTTAGACCGTTTCTTCACGGGGGATTTCCCTTTGACCGGCTTTGGTCAAAGATTTGGTAATCCCAGTATTGATGTTTACGAAACCGACAATGAAGTTGTAGCTAAATGTGATATTCCTGGCTTGGAAAAGAAAGAAGATGTAAATATCTATATTGACAATAACATCCTTACCATTAGCGGTGCTGTAAACAGAGTTAACGAAATCAAAGAAGAAAATATGCATAGACAGGAGCGTTTTTTCGGACGTTTTCAGCGTTCCGTCAGCTTGCCGGCCCGTGTTTCATCAGAAGATGTCAAGGCCACATACAAGAACGGTGTACTGGAAATTCGCATGCCTAAACTACAAGCTGAAACTAAAAAAAGAATCGACATCGAGTTTCATTAAACCGCTAATAATACACCCGGCGGGTAGGAACTATAAAAAATAAAAACTCCGGCCAAGACCCGGCCGTACATACGGACCCGGGTCTTGTTATTTATTAATACTTTTCTGGGTGATGGGATGATTTTTATATATAACTGTTTTGGCGGAACACATTCGTCTTCCCTGGCCTCTGCGGTTCATTTAAATAAACTTCCCCAAGATAGAATACCTACCAAAGATGAGATATTAAATACTGACTATTTTAATAAACTTTCTTACAAGGATATGGGAAGGATTATATACAGGGGCACTGA from Desulfotomaculum nigrificans DSM 574 harbors:
- a CDS encoding Hsp20/alpha crystallin family protein, which gives rise to MALIPYEPFRHLDNFRRELDRFFTGDFPLTGFGQRFGNPSIDVYETDNEVVAKCDIPGLEKKEDVNIYIDNNILTISGAVNRVNEIKEENMHRQERFFGRFQRSVSLPARVSSEDVKATYKNGVLEIRMPKLQAETKKRIDIEFH
- a CDS encoding DNA polymerase IV, which encodes MSKVILLCDINSFFASVHQAMDPALRGKPVIVGGDPAKRTGIVIAASIEAKRLYGIKTGMTIAEARALCPQVIWVTPSHRDYAAFSARINNILKDFTDLVEPYSIDESFIDVTGSLHLFGSPLEIARKIQYRINHEIGVGVNIGIGPSKLVAKMAAELEKPNKIISLSLEDWPRVIWPLPVQELFGVGHRIGRWLNLIGVRTIGDLAALPVEKLKRRYGIIGEILHYSANGIDYSPVEPGTYEVIKSIGNQITLPRDYYGWEQVRVAILELAEEVGQRTRKAGCLGNRVSLTLKNPQFISETHSMTLPAYTDITQEIYEAGVFLLKKHWGPEVAVRLVGLSLGGLIQGQEKQIDLFAWREKNEKLDRAMDQIRSRWGNNSIKRAVSMTQLGVYHERKS
- a CDS encoding sugar phosphate nucleotidyltransferase codes for the protein MKALFLAGGMGTRLRPLTNQIPKPMVPVMVRPLLERTMTKLKGYGIEQIVLSTCYQPQQIEEYFGDGGRLGLKIEYIREDIPLGTGGAIKNTEKFFDGPFIVFNSDILCDINIEELIRFHRSKSAVATIAVTQVDNPSMYGVIEFDRDDYIVSFKEKPHPSEITSNYINAGIYVFEPDVLREIPSGRAVSVEREVFPSLLQKGYQIAVYKGGSYWMDIGTPAKYLQAHKDILSGRCKIPEADYTSNIIFTGKNSKIHPHARIIGPVYIGEHAEIGAFATIGPYTVIGNHCVIGRGSKVAGSIVWDKVTVDSGARLIDTIVADNCRIHRNMEFCKTVYTQQVSHPMAM
- a CDS encoding glycosidase — its product is MGKGFQSKLTSGNNTYRELFKRHPRNPILTSKDWPYPANTVFNPAATVYQNKVLLLARVEDRRGFSHLTKAISEDGVSNWQIDSFPTLIPEPDLFPEEEWGIEDPRITWMEELNQWAVAYTAYSRGGPLVSLALTKDFKTFEKLGAVMPPEDKDAALFPRKFNGKWVMIHRPIPASHAPSAHIWISRSEDLKYWGEHQILINARRGGWWDANKVGLSAQPLETPEGWLILYHGVRKTAAGAIYRLGLALLDLENPFRVLRRSDEWVFGPSEYYEREGDVDDVVFPCGWILDNRTGMIKMYYGGADTCIALATASLSDLLEYIKRCPEPKEEEF
- a CDS encoding glycosyltransferase family 4 protein, encoding MVVRNRIGKVAFLSTYPPRECGLATFTQDLVSEIDRAGLLHRPQVIAVSDTRYNYDEPVVMELQQHERNNYRDIAREINRSGLELLVIQHEYGIFGGECGEYLLDLIDALQVPLITTVHTVLPNPLPKQREILKTLGARSQKIVTMARNTVDLLKKVYEIQPDKIEVIHHGVPFRVMESREKLKEKYGMQGRQVISTFGLISPGKGLEYGIEAVARVAREHKDVLYLILGQTHPCVKREYGEAYRERLLDLVERLGVRDHVQFVNKYLTKEEIIQYLQLSDIYMTPYLGKDQAVSGTLAYAVGYGRVIIATPYSYAREMLADGRGLLAEFADADSLAKCIKFVLENPDKKKEMEQKTLSIGKTMMWGNIANQYTRLFLNIIEKSQKAGVAV